Sequence from the Corallococcus soli genome:
GGTCCGCATCCGGGGCCGGCGCATCCTGTATTGCATCACCCTGCGGCCGCTCTTCTTCCGGGGCTCCACCGCGAAGGCGCGGCTGGAGACGCTGATGCACGAGCTCTTCCACATCTCGCTGCGCTTCGACGGCACGCTGCACGCGGGCCGCCGGCACGCGAAGCTGGGCGAGGAGTTCGGCCGCCGGCTGCGGCCCCTGGTGCGGCGCTACCTCAAGCTGTGTCCGGAGGCGCTGCTCGCCTCGCTGGCCCACTCGGGCGAGGTGCGCGTGCTGCAATGGCTGGAGCGTCCGGGCCCGGCGTACCACCCGCGCACGGCGAAGCGCCGCGTGCGCAAGGTCTACACCGAGGACCAGCTCTTCTCCGGCGTGGCCCGCATGGTGACGCCGCGTCCCCGCGTGGTCCGCGAGACCAGCGCCCGCGACGACAAGGTGCACTGAAGGCGCCTCCCCGCGATGTCCGTGCCCTCCGACTTCGTCAGCCTTGGCGCGCTCCACCGCGAGCTGGAGGAGCTGTTCCTGCTGCACCAGGAGGCGCTGATGGGCATGGACCTGCCCGTGGCCCGCGAGCGGCTGGCGCGCTACCGCGAGGACCTCACGCGGCACCTGGAGGCGGAGGAGGCCCTGCTGCTGCCGGAGCTGCCCCGGGCCGGGAGGATTCGCGGTGCCGCGCCGGAGCTCTTCACCGGCGAGCACCAGCGCATGCTGGAACTGCTGGCGAAGTGTCAGGACGCGGTGGACGCGTTGGAGCCAGCGGCACCGGACTACCGCCGCGCGGTGCTGCGGGTGTTCGACATGGAGAGCACGTTCAAGCACCTGGAGCACCACCACTCGCTGCGCGAGGAGACGCACCTGTTCCCCGCGTTGGACCGGGTGCTGGACGGGCCGGAGCGACAGGCGCTGCTGGCCGCGTTCCTCGCCCGCGCGGAGCCGCCGGAACACGGGTAGGCCACGCCGTGCCATGGGCGAGCAGGCAGGGAGGCCTTGGGCTGCCTGTCTCTGCCCGAGCGCGCACCGTGCGTGCTGTCCTCGCCGTGCATCCAGCCATGGCGTGGCACGCCGGCTCGAACGAGGTTTGCTCCTGGTGGGACGTGGTTCCGCGGCGCGGTGGCTGACAGGGTTCTTCGTCTGGGCGCTGCTGGGCCTGGGGGCTGGCTGCGACCCAGGCGTGGAGCTGACGCCCTGTGCTCGCGACTGCGAGGGCGCGGCCTGCGCGGCGTGCGTCTCCACCGTGCCCGACGAGGCGCTCCGGCCCACGCTGGCGTGTGATGAACTCCCCGCGCAGGGCCGGTGCCTGGGGCCTCGCGTGCTGGAGCGCTGTGAGGTCGGCGTCGTGCACCGGGAGGACTGCGGCGCGGACTCCGCCTGCGTCGAAACCCCCATGGCGGCCTGTGTCTCCGGGCTGGCCTGTGTGGATGGCGTCTCACGGTGCACGGAGGCCCGGAGCTTGGAGGTGTGCACGAACGGCCAGTGGTCCGCGCGGGCGTGCGACTCCGGCTGTGAGGCCGCGCCGGGCCGGGGCTTCTGCGGCGCACCGGGCCCCACGCTGAGCGGCACT
This genomic interval carries:
- a CDS encoding hemerythrin domain-containing protein, translated to MSVPSDFVSLGALHRELEELFLLHQEALMGMDLPVARERLARYREDLTRHLEAEEALLLPELPRAGRIRGAAPELFTGEHQRMLELLAKCQDAVDALEPAAPDYRRAVLRVFDMESTFKHLEHHHSLREETHLFPALDRVLDGPERQALLAAFLARAEPPEHG